One Tistrella mobilis DNA segment encodes these proteins:
- a CDS encoding O-acetylhomoserine aminocarboxypropyltransferase produces the protein MTDQTKKPDAAGGASGFGFSTLAVHAGNRPEPHTGARVTPIYQTSSFVFDSVDHAASLFNLQTFGNIYSRLGNPSVSALEERVAALEGGRGATACASGHAAQFLALASLMEAGDDLVASRFLYGGSYTQFSQSFKRFGWGCSFVDARDPDEVARAIGPRTKAVFVESQSNPSGVLTDIAALADVAHAHGLPLIVDNTIPSPYLCRPFDLGADLVTHSLTKFLGGHGNSLGGAIVESGRFDWKASGKFPSLSEPNPGYHGLRFEETFGDFAFTVHAHAVALRDFGPTLSPFNAFMIMTGIETLPLRMDRHVANAKAVAAWLEAHPKVAWVSYAGLPSSPQYDLGCRQMPRGVAPVFTFGLKGGYEAGIRLVESVELFSHLANVGDTRSLILHPASTTHRQLSPEDRTKSGAGDDVIRISIGIETVDDLIADLDQAFAQL, from the coding sequence ATGACCGATCAGACGAAGAAGCCGGATGCTGCAGGCGGCGCCAGCGGCTTCGGCTTCTCCACCCTCGCCGTCCATGCCGGCAACCGGCCGGAGCCCCATACCGGCGCGCGGGTGACGCCCATCTATCAAACCTCGTCCTTCGTGTTCGACAGCGTCGATCACGCCGCATCTCTGTTCAACCTGCAGACCTTCGGCAACATCTATTCGCGCCTGGGCAATCCCAGCGTTTCGGCGCTCGAGGAACGGGTGGCGGCACTCGAAGGCGGCCGCGGCGCCACCGCCTGCGCCAGCGGCCATGCCGCGCAGTTCCTGGCGCTGGCCAGCCTGATGGAGGCCGGCGACGATCTGGTCGCCTCGCGCTTCCTCTATGGCGGCTCGTACACGCAGTTCAGCCAGAGCTTCAAGCGCTTCGGCTGGGGCTGCAGCTTCGTCGACGCCCGCGACCCCGACGAGGTCGCCAGGGCGATCGGGCCGCGCACCAAGGCGGTGTTCGTCGAAAGCCAGTCCAACCCTTCGGGCGTGCTCACCGACATTGCCGCCCTCGCCGATGTCGCCCATGCCCATGGCCTGCCGCTGATCGTCGACAACACCATTCCCAGCCCCTATCTCTGTCGGCCCTTCGATCTGGGCGCCGATCTCGTCACCCATTCGCTGACCAAGTTTCTGGGCGGCCACGGCAATTCGCTGGGCGGGGCGATCGTGGAAAGCGGCCGGTTCGACTGGAAGGCGTCCGGCAAGTTCCCGTCGCTGTCCGAACCCAATCCCGGCTATCACGGCCTGCGGTTCGAAGAGACCTTCGGCGACTTTGCCTTTACCGTCCATGCCCATGCCGTGGCGCTGCGGGATTTCGGCCCGACGCTCTCGCCCTTCAACGCCTTCATGATCATGACCGGGATCGAGACCCTGCCGCTGCGCATGGACCGCCATGTTGCGAATGCCAAGGCGGTCGCGGCGTGGCTGGAAGCCCATCCGAAGGTCGCCTGGGTCTCGTATGCCGGTCTGCCATCCAGCCCGCAATACGATCTGGGATGCCGGCAGATGCCGCGCGGCGTCGCCCCGGTCTTCACCTTCGGTCTGAAGGGCGGCTATGAAGCCGGTATCCGGCTGGTGGAAAGCGTGGAACTGTTCAGCCATCTCGCCAATGTCGGCGACACCCGGTCCCTGATCCTGCACCCCGCCTCGACCACCCATCGCCAGCTGTCGCCCGAAGACCGGACGAAGAGCGGCGCCGGTGACGATGTCATCCGGATTTCGATCGGCATCGAGACGGTCGACGACCTGATCGCAGATCTCGACCAGGCCTTCGCGCAGCTCTGA
- a CDS encoding histidine phosphatase family protein: protein MAPSHFPGADPALPALASVDRLIFLRHGRTAFNAEGRVAGQSDIPLDETGRAEAWAAIEPVRALGPDAIAASPMLRARSTAAIIAEGLGMTDVVQLVPGLRERNWGMYEGAPLGDRPPYEETPPGGEPWAAFLDRTAHALAGALRMMGSPRRPLIVAHSGTSLALSKLLGAPMPVEKAQNAVPLVFQRARDGSWRCWIPGS, encoded by the coding sequence ATGGCTCCGTCGCATTTCCCCGGGGCAGATCCTGCCCTGCCCGCCCTTGCATCGGTCGACCGGCTGATCTTTCTGCGCCATGGCCGCACGGCCTTCAATGCCGAGGGCCGCGTCGCCGGCCAGAGCGACATCCCGCTGGACGAAACCGGCCGCGCGGAAGCCTGGGCGGCCATCGAACCGGTTCGCGCCCTCGGCCCCGATGCCATCGCCGCAAGCCCGATGCTGCGGGCACGGAGCACCGCGGCGATCATCGCCGAAGGGCTGGGCATGACCGATGTGGTGCAGCTGGTCCCGGGCCTGCGCGAACGGAACTGGGGCATGTATGAAGGTGCGCCGCTCGGCGACCGGCCGCCCTACGAAGAAACGCCGCCCGGGGGTGAGCCCTGGGCGGCGTTCCTGGATCGGACGGCACATGCTCTTGCAGGGGCGCTGCGCATGATGGGCAGCCCGCGCCGCCCGCTGATCGTCGCGCACTCGGGCACATCGCTCGCCCTCTCGAAGCTGCTCGGCGCGCCGATGCCGGTCGAGAAGGCGCAGAACGCCGTGCCGCTGGTGTTCCAGCGCGCCCGCGACGGGTCGTGGCGCTGCTGGATCCCGGGGAGCTGA
- the rplM gene encoding 50S ribosomal protein L13 → MKTYTAKLADLEHKWTVIDADGLVLGRLAALVANRLRGKHKPMFTPHMDCGDHIVIVNAEKVVLTGRKRVQKTYYWHTGHPGGIKERTADKILDGRYPERVIEAAVRRMVPRGPLGRDVMRKLHVYAGPEHPHAAQTPEPLDVAALNRKNVG, encoded by the coding sequence ATGAAGACCTATACCGCCAAGCTGGCAGACCTTGAGCACAAGTGGACGGTGATCGACGCTGACGGGCTCGTGCTCGGCCGTCTCGCCGCCCTTGTTGCCAACCGTCTGCGCGGCAAGCACAAGCCGATGTTCACCCCCCACATGGATTGCGGCGATCACATCGTGATCGTCAATGCCGAAAAGGTGGTGCTCACCGGCCGCAAGCGCGTCCAGAAGACCTACTACTGGCACACCGGCCATCCGGGCGGCATCAAGGAGCGGACCGCGGACAAGATCCTCGACGGTCGCTACCCTGAGCGCGTGATCGAGGCCGCCGTGCGCCGCATGGTCCCCCGTGGCCCCCTCGGCCGCGATGTGATGCGCAAGCTGCACGTCTATGCCGGCCCCGAGCATCCGCATGCGGCCCAGACCCCGGAGCCGCTGGACGTCGCCGCCCTGAACCGCAAGAACGTGGGGTAA
- a CDS encoding nucleotidyltransferase domain-containing protein has protein sequence MTADHAPVGAGFTALEADAPHLVQLRRRTEAQLGRLSDALPMVPVLDDDDLFRGAEPAGVIESGLSVVVCGSYGRGEAGPQADLDSYVLYEPERAAEARARVLARRVHGAAKAAGIRQPADGGAFESAQSTDALINTIGGVADVNQITTRRLLMLLEGRALAGEAVFRRTLDGLIATYVQDHHGRDDPATFLLNDVIRYYRSICVDFEMKTRGAEAKGWGLRNVKLVFSRKLLYVSGVVAAAETAGLAVDEKRRLLGGLLGRPPIDRMLDVCGPVALAPALSHYDRFLAALDDPANRAALDVPPAEARALPLYRELKDEAAGFSRELMILIETRYPADHPLRLRLVL, from the coding sequence ATGACCGCCGATCATGCCCCCGTCGGCGCGGGCTTCACGGCCCTCGAGGCCGACGCCCCGCATCTGGTGCAGCTGCGCCGACGCACGGAGGCGCAACTCGGGCGGCTTTCCGATGCCCTGCCGATGGTACCGGTGCTGGACGATGACGACCTCTTCCGCGGGGCCGAGCCTGCGGGTGTGATTGAATCCGGCCTGTCGGTGGTGGTCTGCGGATCCTATGGCCGCGGCGAGGCCGGCCCGCAGGCGGATCTGGACAGCTATGTGCTTTACGAGCCGGAGCGGGCCGCCGAGGCCAGGGCCCGGGTGCTGGCCCGGCGGGTTCACGGGGCGGCGAAAGCGGCGGGTATCCGCCAGCCGGCGGATGGCGGCGCCTTCGAGAGTGCCCAGTCCACCGATGCCCTGATCAACACCATCGGTGGCGTTGCGGATGTCAACCAGATCACCACCCGCCGCCTGCTGATGCTGCTGGAGGGGCGGGCACTCGCCGGCGAGGCCGTCTTCCGCCGGACCCTCGACGGGCTGATCGCCACCTATGTGCAGGATCATCATGGTCGCGACGATCCGGCGACCTTTCTGCTCAACGACGTGATCCGCTATTACCGCAGCATCTGCGTCGATTTCGAGATGAAGACCCGGGGGGCCGAGGCCAAGGGCTGGGGCCTGCGTAATGTGAAGCTCGTCTTCTCACGCAAGCTGCTCTACGTCTCGGGCGTGGTGGCTGCGGCCGAAACGGCGGGGCTCGCCGTGGACGAGAAGCGCCGCCTGCTCGGCGGCCTTCTGGGCCGCCCGCCGATCGACCGCATGCTCGATGTCTGCGGCCCGGTGGCACTGGCGCCGGCGCTCAGCCACTACGATCGGTTTCTGGCGGCACTCGATGATCCGGCGAATCGCGCCGCTCTCGATGTGCCGCCGGCCGAAGCCAGGGCATTGCCGCTCTATCGCGAGCTTAAGGACGAGGCGGCCGGCTTCAGCCGTGAACTCATGATCCTGATCGAGACCCGCTATCCCGCGGATCATCCGCTTCGCCTTCGGCTGGTGCTCTGA
- a CDS encoding LysR substrate-binding domain-containing protein: MQDLNDLMIFARIVEHGGVAAAARALSLPKSTVSRRLAALEDRLGVRLIQRNTRAWTVTEVGRAYHRHCQAVIAAAEAAQEVIDHSRAEPRGLIRMSCPLPLLFTAIAPILSRFMADYPEVRVEVEATQRRVDVIEEGFDLALRVRPLPLEDTDLVVRILGQSASVVVASPQLLHGRPPVTRPEEIATLPTIAQTLPGMRSHAGNDASPPHHWVLTGPGGEIVRVAHHPRLAVDDLPTLHHMALAGIGVTILPDYLVAPHLEAGRLVALLPDWHPPSGAVHAAFPSRRGLVPAVRRLIDRLADEFDGEAGYSRGDRRCP; the protein is encoded by the coding sequence ATGCAGGACCTGAACGATCTGATGATCTTTGCCCGCATCGTCGAGCATGGCGGTGTCGCCGCTGCCGCCCGCGCGTTGAGCCTGCCCAAATCCACGGTCAGCCGGCGGCTCGCCGCACTCGAAGACCGTCTCGGCGTGCGGCTGATCCAGCGCAATACCCGCGCCTGGACGGTGACCGAGGTCGGCCGCGCCTATCACCGCCATTGTCAGGCCGTGATCGCCGCCGCAGAGGCCGCACAGGAGGTGATCGATCACAGCCGGGCGGAGCCGCGCGGCCTGATCCGGATGAGTTGCCCGCTGCCGCTGCTGTTCACGGCGATAGCACCCATCCTTTCCCGCTTCATGGCCGACTATCCTGAAGTCCGGGTGGAGGTGGAGGCGACCCAGCGGCGGGTGGATGTGATCGAGGAAGGCTTCGATCTGGCGCTGAGGGTCCGGCCTCTGCCGCTTGAGGACACCGATCTGGTGGTGCGGATCCTGGGACAAAGCGCGAGCGTGGTCGTGGCGTCACCGCAGCTGCTGCATGGCCGCCCCCCCGTCACCCGGCCTGAAGAGATCGCGACACTGCCGACCATCGCCCAGACCCTTCCGGGGATGCGCAGCCATGCGGGCAATGACGCCAGCCCGCCCCATCATTGGGTGCTCACCGGGCCCGGCGGCGAGATCGTGCGGGTGGCCCATCATCCGCGGCTGGCCGTCGATGATCTGCCCACCCTGCATCACATGGCCCTGGCCGGCATCGGCGTCACCATCCTGCCGGATTATCTGGTGGCCCCGCATCTGGAGGCCGGACGGCTGGTTGCCCTGCTGCCCGACTGGCACCCGCCATCAGGCGCAGTGCATGCCGCCTTCCCATCCCGCCGCGGTCTGGTTCCGGCCGTGCGCCGCCTGATCGACCGGCTGGCGGACGAGTTCGATGGCGAGGCGGGCTATTCACGAGGAGACCGCAGATGTCCGTAG
- a CDS encoding FMN-dependent NADH-azoreductase — MKLLQIHSSAAEGESVSRQLVETITTAIAEAVPGLEIVTRDLAAHELPHLSAERMPVVRAGKTEDLTPVQQDELALAEAVLDEFLSADVVVVGAPMYNFSVPSQLKAWIDRLARAGRTFRYGPNGAEGLAGGRKVIVVSSRGGVYSSNPAMAAFDHQESWLKAVFAFIGISDVEIVRAEGIGMGPEARAKAIAAAEAEIARLVPQAVAA; from the coding sequence ATGAAGCTGCTCCAGATCCACTCCAGCGCCGCGGAAGGCGAATCGGTCAGCCGCCAGCTGGTCGAGACCATCACCACCGCCATTGCCGAGGCCGTGCCGGGCCTCGAAATCGTCACCCGTGATCTGGCGGCCCACGAGCTGCCGCATCTGTCGGCGGAGCGCATGCCGGTGGTCCGTGCCGGCAAGACCGAGGATCTGACGCCGGTCCAGCAGGATGAGCTGGCGCTGGCCGAGGCCGTGCTCGACGAGTTCCTGTCGGCGGATGTCGTGGTGGTCGGCGCGCCGATGTACAATTTCTCGGTGCCGAGCCAGCTCAAGGCCTGGATCGATCGTCTGGCCCGCGCCGGCCGCACCTTCCGCTACGGTCCGAATGGTGCCGAAGGCCTGGCCGGTGGTCGCAAGGTGATCGTGGTGTCGAGCCGTGGTGGTGTCTATTCGTCCAACCCGGCCATGGCCGCCTTCGACCATCAGGAAAGCTGGCTGAAGGCCGTGTTTGCCTTCATCGGCATCAGCGATGTCGAGATCGTCCGTGCCGAGGGCATCGGTATGGGCCCCGAGGCGCGCGCGAAGGCGATTGCCGCGGCCGAGGCCGAGATCGCCCGTCTGGTGCCGCAGGCGGTTGCCGCCTGA
- a CDS encoding CoA-binding protein yields MTGTRAVVHDRYPDAYIRDILRNTRVIAMVGASPNWNRPSYFAMKYLQEKGYRVIPVNPVAASQTILGEPVYATLDELPVVPDMVDIFRNSDAAGPITDDAIRIGAKTVWMQLGVRNDAAAARAEAAGLNVVMNRCPKIEYGRLSGELGWSGVNTGVISAKRMGPPR; encoded by the coding sequence ATGACCGGGACCCGTGCGGTCGTCCATGACCGCTATCCTGATGCCTATATCCGCGACATCCTGCGCAACACCCGTGTCATCGCCATGGTCGGCGCCAGCCCGAACTGGAACCGGCCAAGCTATTTCGCCATGAAATATCTGCAGGAAAAGGGCTATCGGGTGATCCCGGTCAACCCCGTCGCCGCCAGCCAGACCATTCTGGGTGAACCCGTCTACGCGACGCTGGACGAGCTGCCCGTGGTTCCCGACATGGTGGACATCTTCCGCAATTCCGACGCCGCTGGGCCGATCACCGACGATGCCATCCGCATCGGCGCAAAGACGGTGTGGATGCAGCTGGGCGTGCGCAACGACGCGGCAGCCGCCCGCGCCGAAGCGGCCGGGCTGAACGTGGTGATGAACCGCTGCCCGAAGATCGAATACGGCCGCCTGTCCGGGGAGCTGGGCTGGAGCGGTGTGAACACCGGCGTGATCAGCGCCAAGCGCATGGGGCCGCCCCGATGA
- a CDS encoding enoyl-CoA hydratase codes for MTDQSPTRTAEAAPIRLEVEADGVAVLTLTRSAQRNALSLGMMTAIETALEQIAADPAARVVVLRAEGPAFCAGHDLKEMRASPDRASYEALFAQCSRMMTRIVRLPKPVIAEVSGIATAAGCQLVASCDLAVAATTARFATPGVNLGLFCSTPMVALSRAVGRKHAMEMLLLGQMADAETAYRFGLVNRVVAPEELSDTVMGMARIIASKSPLTLKIGKEAFYAQVEMPLDDAYAYASRVMTENMMARDAEEGIDAFINKRQPVWQGC; via the coding sequence ATGACCGATCAGTCGCCGACCAGGACCGCCGAGGCAGCTCCCATCCGGCTTGAGGTGGAGGCCGATGGCGTTGCCGTGCTGACCCTCACCCGCTCGGCACAGCGGAACGCGCTGTCTCTCGGCATGATGACCGCGATCGAAACCGCTCTGGAGCAGATCGCCGCCGACCCGGCGGCACGGGTGGTGGTGCTGCGCGCGGAAGGTCCGGCCTTCTGCGCCGGCCACGATCTGAAGGAAATGCGGGCGTCACCGGATCGCGCCTCTTATGAAGCGCTCTTCGCCCAGTGCAGCCGGATGATGACCCGGATCGTGCGCCTGCCCAAGCCGGTGATCGCCGAAGTGTCGGGCATCGCGACGGCGGCAGGCTGCCAGCTGGTGGCGAGCTGCGACCTGGCGGTCGCCGCGACCACCGCGCGCTTCGCGACCCCCGGGGTCAATCTCGGCCTGTTCTGCTCGACGCCGATGGTGGCGCTCTCGCGCGCGGTCGGCCGCAAACACGCGATGGAGATGCTGCTGCTGGGCCAGATGGCCGATGCAGAGACGGCGTACCGTTTCGGCCTGGTCAACCGCGTCGTCGCCCCCGAAGAGCTGTCGGACACGGTGATGGGCATGGCGCGGATCATCGCGTCCAAGTCGCCGCTGACGCTCAAGATCGGCAAGGAGGCCTTCTACGCGCAGGTCGAGATGCCGCTCGACGACGCCTATGCCTATGCCTCGCGGGTGATGACCGAAAACATGATGGCCCGCGATGCCGAAGAGGGCATCGACGCCTTCATCAACAAGCGCCAGCCCGTCTGGCAGGGGTGCTGA
- the rpsI gene encoding 30S ribosomal protein S9: MAQAAGLIADEQLPEPVRDAQGRSYATGKRKNAIARVWVKPGSGKITVNGQDADAYFKRPVLMMVIRQPFTVANVVDNFDIVATVVGGGLSGQAGAVRHGISKALTLYEPTLRKPLKKEGFLTRDSRVVERKKYGKAKARRSFQFSKR, translated from the coding sequence ATGGCCCAGGCCGCCGGTCTGATCGCCGACGAGCAGCTCCCCGAGCCGGTCCGCGATGCGCAGGGCCGTTCCTATGCCACCGGCAAGCGCAAGAACGCGATCGCTCGCGTCTGGGTGAAGCCGGGTTCGGGCAAGATCACCGTCAACGGCCAGGACGCCGACGCCTATTTCAAGCGTCCGGTTCTGATGATGGTCATCCGTCAGCCCTTCACCGTGGCCAACGTCGTCGACAATTTCGACATCGTTGCGACCGTGGTCGGCGGCGGCCTGTCGGGTCAGGCGGGTGCCGTGCGTCACGGCATCAGCAAGGCGCTCACCCTCTACGAGCCGACCCTGCGCAAGCCGCTGAAGAAGGAAGGCTTCCTGACCCGCGACAGCCGCGTCGTCGAGCGCAAGAAGTACGGTAAGGCCAAGGCCCGCCGCAGCTTCCAGTTCTCGAAGCGCTGA